A region of Selenomonadales bacterium 4137-cl DNA encodes the following proteins:
- a CDS encoding helix-turn-helix transcriptional regulator, which translates to MNIGEQIRLFRKRKGLTQKELGEKIGKTAQVVSNWERCYTPTLNHDDLIAIARALEITVPDIIGKEEAIDYLLHSGQNRPFDLEELLKYNQLQYRGLMLNDDAKDDIRVVLEIIYQRSMKSKKHKS; encoded by the coding sequence ATGAATATAGGCGAACAAATTCGGCTTTTTAGAAAACGCAAGGGGCTAACCCAAAAAGAACTAGGTGAGAAAATAGGGAAAACTGCACAAGTAGTATCTAACTGGGAGCGTTGCTATACGCCGACACTTAATCACGATGACTTAATCGCAATAGCACGAGCTCTAGAAATAACAGTTCCGGACATAATCGGTAAAGAAGAAGCGATTGATTATTTACTCCACAGCGGACAGAACCGCCCTTTTGATCTTGAAGAGTTACTTAAATATAATCAATTGCAGTATCGTGGACTTATGCTAAACGACGACGCTAAAGATGATATTAGAGTTGTGTTAGAAATAATATATCAGCGAAGCATGAAGTCAAAAAAACATAAATCCTAA